One window of the Pelmatolapia mariae isolate MD_Pm_ZW linkage group LG15, Pm_UMD_F_2, whole genome shotgun sequence genome contains the following:
- the lg15h1orf198 gene encoding uncharacterized protein C1orf198 homolog has protein sequence MAAATVAGLDAHRMEEKKLEYFSSINSMAKKIMQEREKIKAKHGLSWEKMTPQEQDNAIDNWMMDPHIRARYAMHRIEREEVVCYPKMLIQTGQKIVHFGEEDITWQDEHSAPFSWETKSQMDFSLTSGPVDQGISSSQSDSKAAKVTHSGQIGKSAAGTKVSVSEGRRPEEESSFWKISAERSRLEGEQADFQSLTPSQIKSIEKGEKPLPSYLRQDSSVSSKEPETAEHHAPAPTRSTKHRAPKPPAPPPPIPTAVSATPASISISPNPPPPISIPSTNAGWERSQSTLPSVSNTVDEMFASNLVSKPSNVSKEKEKEEEGSANIDVSPTFTQFNTSSSILKTGFDFLDNW, from the exons ATGGCCGCCGCAACCGTGGCGGGGCTCGATGCCCACAGGATGGAGGAAAAGAAGTTGGAGTACTTCTCCTCCATCAACTCCATGGCAAAGAAAATAATGCAGGAGAGGGAGAAAATCAAAGCCAAGCACGGCTTGTCCTGGGAGAAAATGACGCCGCAAGAGCAGGACAACGCCATCGACAACTGGATGATGGATCCTCATATCCGAGCCCGATACGCTATGCACAGAATTGAGCGTGAAGAAGTGGTCTGTTACCCTAAAATGCTCATTCAAACGGGTCAGAAGATAGTTCACTTCGGAGAAGAG gATATCACCTGGCAGGATGAGCATTCTGCCCCTTTTTCATGGGAAACAAAG AGTCAGATGGATTTCAGCTTGACATCAGGCCCTGTAGACCAGGGGATCTCATCCTCCCAGTCTGACTCAAAAGCGGCAAAGGTTACTCATTCCGGTCAGATTGGCAAGAGTGCAGCAGGAACAAAG GTGTCTGTCAGCGAGGGCCGGAGACCAGAAGAGGAGTCATCTTTCTGGAAGATCAGTGCTGAGAGGTCCAGGCTGGAGGGTGAGCAAGCTGACTTCCAGTCCCTGACCCCCAGCCAGATCAAGTCCATAGAGAAAGGAGAGAAACCCCTCCCATCCTACCTCCGACAG GATAGCTCTGTCAGCTCCAAGGAGCCTGAAACTGCAGAGCACCACGCTCCAGCTCCCACTAGGTCCACCAAGCATAGAGCACCCAAGCCTCCTGCGCCACCACCTCCtatccccactgctgtcagcgCAACCCCGGCATCCATCTCCATTTCTCCAAACCCACCCCCACCTATCAGCATCCCATCTACAAATGCAGGCTGGGAGAGATCTCAGAGCACCCTGCCATCCGTCAGCAACACGGTCGATGAAATGTTCGCCTCCAACCTGGTGTCCAAGCCTTCAAATGTCTCgaaggagaaagagaaggaggaagagggcTCAGCCAATATTGATGTCAGCCCCACCTTTACTCAG TTTAATACAAGCAGCAGCATCCTGAAGACCGGATTCGACTTCCTAGACAACTGGTAA
- the LOC134642990 gene encoding gap junction Cx32.2 protein-like translates to MGEWGFLSSLLNKVQSHSTVIGKVWLSVLFIFRIMILGAGAEKVWGDEQSKMVCNTKQPGCKNVCYDHAFPISHIRFWVLQIIFVSTPTLIYLGHVMHVIHKEKKLREYIQNHSSSEITKAPKYTNEKGKVQIKGNLLGNYMVSIVFRILMEIAFIVGQYYLYGFVMDPLIVCSRAPCPYTVECYMSRPTEKTIFIMFMMVASCLSLVLNVVEIFYLLCRRSSRRKAKTVPMTAIPLHPRFTSDTMLKNQKLSLNDVSHSTA, encoded by the exons ATGGGTGAGTGGGGATTTCTGTCTTCGCTGCTGAATAAGGTCCAGTCCCACTCCACGGTCATCGGGAAGGTCTGGCTCAGCGTGCTTTTCATCTTCAGGATCATGATCCTTGGAGCTGGAGCAGAGAAG GTTTGGGGTGATGAACAGTCCAAGATGGTTTGTAACACCAAACAGCCTGGTTGCAAGAACGTGTGCTATGACCACGCCTTCCCAATCTCACATATACGATTCTGGGTCCTGCAGATCATCTTCGTCTCGACACCGACACTGATCTACCTCGGTCATGTCATGCATGTCATccacaaagagaaaaagctgAGAGAATATATACAGAACCACTCTAGCAGTGAAATAACAAAAGCTCCAAAGTATACAAACGAGAAAGGAAAGGTGCAGATTAAAGGTAATCTGCTGGGAAACTACATGGTCTCCATAGTGTTCAGGATCCTCATGGAGATAGCATTTATTGTGGGGCAGTATTATCTGTACGGGTTCGTAATGGACCCATTAATTGTCTGCTCCCGAGCCCCATGTCCCTACACTGTTGAGTGCTACATGTCTCGACCCACTGAGAagaccatcttcatcatgttcATGATGGTAGCATCCTGCCTGTCGCTTGTGCTCAACGTGGTTGAGATCTTCTACCTGCTGTGTCGTCGCTCATCCAGACGAAAGGCCAAAACAGTGCCGATGACCGCCATTCCCCTTCACCCCCGTTTCACCAGTGACACCATGTTGAAAAATCAGAAACTTAGCCTCAATGATGTCAGTCACAGCACAGCCTGA
- the gja13.1 gene encoding connexin 32.3: protein MGDWGFLSTLLEKVQSHSTVIGKIWMSVLFLFRIMVLGAGAESVWGDEQSDFICNTQQPGCENVCYDWTFPISHIRFWVLQIIFVSTPTLIYLGHAVHIIHKENKLRELLSSPGGTQCKRPKYTDERGKVQIKGNLLGSYLTQLAVKIVIEAGFIVGQYYLYGFVMVPMFPCSKKPCPFTVECYMSRPTEKTIFIIFMLVVACVSLVLNVIEMFYLICKRVRCRRRPHKFTSPEYPISLSGPRWPTAEEALKQNRMNADLEASHSVAGSLDGAKEEKRLLSGH from the coding sequence ATGGGAGACTGGGGGTTTCTGTCAACCTTGCTGGAAAAAGTCCAGTCACACTCCACTGTGATTGGCAAGATCTGGATGAGCGTCCTCTTCCTGTTCAGAATCATGGTTTTGGGTGCAGGTGCTGAAAGCGTCTGgggtgatgagcagtcagattTCATCTGCAACACTCAGCAACCTGGTTGTGAGAATGTGTGCTACGACTGGACTTTCCCCATCTCGCACATTCGTTTCTGGGTGCTCCAAATCATCTTTGTCTCCACACCAACACTCATCTATCTGGGCCACGCCGTGCACATCATCCACAAGGAGAACAAGCTGAGGGAGCTGCTCTCCAGCCCTGGTGGCACCCAGTGCAAAAGGCCCAAATACACAGATGAAAGGGGGAAGGTGCAAATCAAGGGGAATCTACTAGGGAGCTATCTGACCCAGCTTGCAGTCAAGATAGTTATTGAGGCCGGTTTCATTGTGGGACAATACTATTTGTACGGGTTCGTCATGGTCCCCATGTTCCCCTGTTCTAAAAAGCCCTGCCCCTTCACTGTTGAGTGCTACATGTCTCGACCCACAGAGAAAACCATCTTCATTATTTTCATGCTGGTGGTGGCCTGTGTTTCTCTGGTTCTGAACGTCATTGAGATGTTCTACCTGATTTGCAAAAGGGTCAGGTGTAGACGTCGCCCTCATAAGTTTACCTCTCCAGAATATCCTATTAGCCTCTCAGGTCCAAGGTGGCCAACTGCAGAGGAAGCCCTCAAGCAGAACAGGATGAATGCAGATCTTGAAGCCAGCCACAGTGTTGCAGGGAGCTTGGATGGGGCCAAGGAAGAGAAACGACTCCTGAGTGGTCATTAA